Proteins encoded by one window of Ruminococcaceae bacterium R-25:
- a CDS encoding DNA-binding XRE family transcriptional regulator: MDIVKTAENLKKLREEHSLTQESLAEALSVPVLAVYMWEAGRLVLEYKALKRIAEFFDTSVDKIVGEDVSKELKSPASEKVSFNCKICGGELVYNYNDCTCRCANCGNKWAIAELYPKYSHVIATINKASEIMSTKSTLAAADEAKLLFKQAITECSKYNDLVSTELVKICKEGQATAKQLESYSRGKYFFTHRSYRSALAELEKVRGFRDADEMIKKCKRQK; this comes from the coding sequence ATGGATATTGTAAAAACAGCTGAAAACTTAAAGAAACTGAGGGAAGAGCATTCGCTCACGCAAGAGTCATTAGCTGAAGCATTGAGCGTCCCGGTGCTCGCTGTATATATGTGGGAAGCAGGCCGTCTGGTGCTTGAATATAAGGCGCTTAAGAGGATCGCGGAGTTTTTCGATACTTCCGTAGATAAGATAGTCGGCGAAGATGTTTCTAAAGAACTCAAGTCTCCCGCATCAGAAAAGGTATCTTTCAACTGCAAGATCTGCGGCGGCGAACTGGTCTACAACTATAACGACTGCACCTGCAGGTGCGCTAACTGCGGAAACAAGTGGGCAATAGCAGAGCTTTACCCCAAGTATTCCCATGTGATCGCGACCATCAATAAAGCTTCCGAGATCATGAGCACCAAGTCAACATTGGCAGCCGCAGATGAAGCAAAACTTCTTTTCAAGCAGGCCATAACCGAGTGCTCCAAGTATAACGATCTGGTCTCAACAGAACTCGTTAAGATCTGCAAAGAGGGCCAGGCAACAGCCAAGCAGCTCGAGAGCTATTCCAGAGGCAAGTATTTCTTCACGCACAGATCTTACAGGAGCGCCCTCGCCGAGCTCGAAAAAGTCAGAGGCTTCAGGGACGCTGATGAGATGATCAAGAAGTGCAAGAGACAAAAGTAA
- a CDS encoding Icc-related predicted phosphoesterase, which produces MTRIFITGDTHCDYDWHKLNTTNFPEQKNLTKDDYVIITGDFGGVWGQDKTDKYIIKTYEKRNFTTLFVDGNHENHDALDGYPIEEWHGGKIHRISNTVIHLMRGQVYEIGGKTFFTMGGAQSTDKIYRKEGVSWWARELPSDEEYSEAISNLEKHDFKVNFIVTHCAPEDYAYYYTDLDISRKINKMTTFLSGLITEYDISFDGWYFGHYHEDIDFDNFHCLYQRVVEI; this is translated from the coding sequence ATGACACGTATTTTTATAACAGGCGACACGCACTGTGACTACGACTGGCACAAATTGAATACAACAAACTTTCCGGAGCAAAAGAACCTCACGAAGGACGACTATGTCATCATAACTGGTGATTTCGGAGGCGTCTGGGGTCAGGACAAAACGGACAAGTACATAATCAAGACTTACGAGAAACGTAACTTTACTACGCTCTTTGTCGACGGCAATCACGAAAACCACGATGCTCTCGACGGGTATCCCATTGAGGAATGGCACGGCGGCAAGATCCACAGGATCTCAAACACCGTTATCCACCTGATGCGCGGGCAGGTCTATGAGATCGGAGGAAAGACTTTCTTTACCATGGGCGGCGCACAGTCCACCGACAAGATCTACCGTAAAGAAGGCGTTTCCTGGTGGGCGCGCGAACTCCCGTCTGATGAAGAGTATTCGGAGGCAATTAGCAATCTCGAAAAGCATGATTTCAAGGTCAACTTCATCGTCACGCACTGCGCTCCGGAAGACTATGCCTACTATTACACTGATCTGGATATTTCGAGAAAGATCAATAAGATGACCACATTCCTGTCCGGCCTCATAACAGAGTACGATATCTCTTTCGACGGCTGGTATTTCGGCCACTATCACGAGGACATCGACTTCGATAATTTCCATTGCCTCTACCAGAGGGTCGTTGAGATCTGA
- a CDS encoding HxlR family transcriptional regulator: protein MDAISFLFSKLTGSEKVHYCDLKKDAEGISSDELEISIVELEKAGIIKRRITPHLPPYASYLLTEEGKKFSSAPEEAASLLEMDRTQVTAKVLGEQKTYSDLFDFNNDIKRIFKEKAGQNNGKVMTFCRMYGDEMQKEVNDCVIISEWLIDDECGFMYVFGAPGPDFFVCRFIDYGRTWAFEPKDYLAKLKPTRVKTPWGTEYDCYMEED, encoded by the coding sequence ATGGACGCAATAAGTTTTTTATTTTCCAAACTGACCGGAAGCGAAAAGGTGCACTACTGTGACCTGAAAAAAGATGCTGAAGGTATATCTTCTGACGAGCTCGAAATAAGTATCGTAGAGCTTGAAAAAGCAGGCATCATCAAGCGTCGGATCACGCCGCATTTACCGCCTTATGCCAGCTATTTATTAACGGAAGAAGGCAAGAAGTTTTCTTCTGCTCCTGAAGAAGCGGCTTCTTTGTTAGAGATGGACCGGACTCAGGTTACAGCAAAAGTTTTGGGCGAACAAAAGACTTACAGCGATCTTTTTGATTTCAATAACGACATAAAAAGGATCTTCAAAGAGAAAGCCGGTCAGAATAACGGCAAAGTAATGACATTCTGCCGTATGTATGGAGATGAAATGCAAAAGGAAGTAAACGACTGCGTTATAATCTCCGAATGGCTCATTGATGATGAGTGCGGATTCATGTATGTTTTCGGTGCTCCCGGTCCGGACTTTTTTGTTTGCCGTTTCATTGACTATGGCCGCACATGGGCATTTGAACCGAAAGATTATTTAGCTAAACTGAAGCCGACCCGTGTAAAAACACCTTGGGGAACAGAGTACGATTGCTATATGGAAGAAGATTAA
- a CDS encoding deoxynucleoside kinase: MKNGKFVYKNQNDTSYFVEGIQGSGKSTLTRRLSEKYPDHKVLEEGDYSPVELAWCAYMSLEDYQAVLVRFPELKGEIIDKSHEEDGRMVVCYTKIHTGDQSFYQHMEQYEIYNNRVPLERFKEIILKRYGNWDGEPVIAECSIFQNIVEDMILFRDMTDEEILGFYRDIKKAIGGKKIHIAYLRAEPDDIRKNLETARKERVDENGNEVWFSMLSGFFDNCPHAVRCGLKGEDGLVSHWTHRQDLELRICEEVFKGQYSVLRSKNYSDLDI, translated from the coding sequence TTGAAGAACGGCAAGTTCGTATACAAAAACCAAAACGACACATCTTATTTTGTCGAAGGTATTCAGGGCAGCGGAAAGAGCACTCTGACAAGGCGCTTGTCGGAAAAATATCCTGACCATAAAGTTTTGGAAGAAGGCGATTATTCGCCTGTTGAGCTTGCCTGGTGCGCATATATGAGTCTGGAAGACTATCAGGCCGTGCTGGTAAGATTCCCTGAACTGAAAGGTGAGATTATAGATAAATCTCACGAAGAAGACGGCCGGATGGTTGTCTGCTATACGAAGATCCATACCGGCGATCAGAGCTTTTACCAACACATGGAGCAGTACGAGATATATAACAACCGTGTGCCTCTTGAGCGCTTTAAAGAGATAATCCTGAAGCGCTATGGCAATTGGGACGGGGAGCCTGTTATCGCCGAGTGTTCTATTTTCCAGAATATCGTTGAGGACATGATCCTTTTCCGCGACATGACAGACGAAGAGATCCTGGGTTTCTACAGAGACATAAAGAAAGCCATCGGCGGCAAAAAGATCCATATCGCATATCTCAGGGCTGAGCCTGATGACATCAGGAAAAATCTTGAGACTGCCAGAAAAGAGCGCGTTGATGAAAACGGCAATGAGGTCTGGTTTTCAATGCTTAGCGGGTTCTTCGACAATTGTCCGCACGCAGTAAGGTGCGGCCTTAAAGGCGAAGACGGACTGGTCAGTCATTGGACGCACAGGCAGGACTTGGAACTTAGGATCTGCGAAGAAGTTTTCAAAGGTCAGTATTCTGTCCTGCGTTCGAAAAATTACAGCGATTTAGATATATAA
- a CDS encoding methyltransferase family protein, translating to MDNYIEGNKAAWEEAFDKRDPSWGADIVERIQNEDYPFFNENTKSVLKRTNVKGKVIGQFCCNNGRELLSLVKCGEAAKGVGFDIAENQVAFANEKARELNLNAEFVAANVYDIDDTYKEMFDVVIITIGALCWFDDLKRFFEIVSKTMKMGAVIIINEQHPCTNMLATGGEELFDEDHRKECHYSYFEHEWTGNGGIYYMTQKNYHSKTFTDYTHSMAEIISGMCENGLVVTGLKEFDYDLSGGFTEIDHSGFPLSMIIEAAKI from the coding sequence ATGGACAATTACATTGAAGGTAACAAGGCGGCCTGGGAAGAGGCCTTTGATAAGAGGGATCCGTCATGGGGTGCGGATATTGTTGAGAGGATACAGAATGAGGATTATCCGTTCTTTAATGAGAATACGAAAAGCGTCCTCAAGCGCACAAATGTTAAGGGCAAAGTCATAGGGCAGTTCTGCTGCAATAACGGGCGCGAATTACTGTCGCTTGTTAAGTGCGGTGAGGCAGCAAAGGGTGTAGGTTTTGACATTGCAGAAAACCAGGTCGCGTTTGCAAATGAGAAGGCAAGAGAGCTCAATCTCAACGCGGAATTTGTAGCAGCCAACGTCTACGATATTGACGACACTTACAAAGAGATGTTTGACGTGGTCATCATTACGATCGGTGCGCTCTGCTGGTTTGACGATCTGAAGCGTTTCTTTGAGATCGTCTCTAAGACCATGAAGATGGGTGCTGTCATCATCATCAACGAGCAGCATCCCTGCACCAATATGCTCGCGACAGGCGGCGAGGAGCTGTTTGACGAAGATCACAGGAAGGAATGCCACTATTCTTACTTCGAGCATGAGTGGACCGGCAACGGCGGTATCTACTACATGACACAGAAGAATTACCACTCGAAGACGTTTACGGATTATACCCACTCGATGGCGGAGATCATCTCCGGAATGTGCGAAAACGGACTCGTCGTAACAGGCCTTAAGGAATTCGACTACGACCTGAGCGGCGGCTTTACTGAGATCGATCACTCAGGCTTCCCGCTCTCAATGATTATCGAGGCTGCGAAAATCTAA
- a CDS encoding putative hydrolase of the HAD superfamily, whose product MEAIVFDIGQTLAYYPIPLNWSALYRPAFEHVADKLGLTISEEEFEHIGATLRKYNTRINPREEEVSSDIIFKEIIGGTNLPIDLIEDIKREFYLFFRRDVVVYDEVEDTLKELRKRNIPTATLSDIAYGMDNKYALDDISEVVDLIDFPYTSNDTGYRKPNKNGLLFIASKMNVPIEKIAFVGDEEKDIECAKNAGAIAVLINRTDEEKNYGQDYTIRSLAELLEL is encoded by the coding sequence ATGGAAGCTATCGTATTTGATATAGGTCAGACGCTCGCATATTATCCGATCCCTTTAAACTGGTCGGCACTATACCGTCCGGCGTTTGAGCATGTTGCAGATAAGTTGGGGCTCACTATTTCTGAAGAAGAATTTGAGCATATAGGAGCGACCCTTCGAAAATACAATACGAGGATCAACCCCAGAGAAGAGGAAGTTTCATCGGACATTATTTTCAAGGAAATCATCGGAGGCACAAACCTGCCTATAGATCTCATCGAAGACATCAAGAGGGAATTCTATCTGTTCTTCCGCCGTGATGTCGTAGTGTACGATGAAGTGGAAGATACGCTCAAAGAATTAAGAAAAAGAAACATCCCTACAGCCACGCTCTCTGATATCGCATACGGAATGGATAACAAGTACGCATTAGACGACATTTCCGAAGTCGTGGACTTGATTGATTTTCCTTATACTTCAAACGACACCGGTTACCGCAAACCCAACAAAAACGGCTTGCTCTTTATCGCCTCGAAAATGAATGTCCCGATCGAAAAGATCGCTTTTGTCGGTGATGAGGAAAAGGATATAGAGTGCGCCAAAAATGCCGGCGCCATAGCAGTCCTTATCAACCGCACAGATGAAGAAAAGAACTATGGCCAGGACTACACGATACGAAGTCTTGCTGAGCTGTTAGAACTTTAA
- a CDS encoding tRNA-U20a,U20b-dihydrouridine synthase, protein MKIYFAPLEGITNYIFRNAYNEIYGHIDKFFAPFISPSEKAPMMSRERKDVAPENNSRLNLVPQILTNRSDCFIEAAKELKTMGYKEVNLNLGCPSGTVCAKGKGAGFLPETTALQKFLDDVYSFSESENMKISVKTRLGYFNPDEFYDLMEIFNSFPISELIVHPRIRSDFYKGGIRKEYFAYAIEHSKCPLVYNGNIFSRNDYEYFEKTFNTTLDPIMSGRGLITDPSLADKLKGNTDKTDLAKLKLLHDTVYQEYTKVISPDINVLYKMRELWNYWQVQFDGSEKDIKRLMKAKKCAEYEEITERIFG, encoded by the coding sequence ATGAAGATCTATTTCGCTCCTTTGGAAGGCATCACCAATTACATATTCCGCAATGCTTACAATGAGATCTACGGTCACATTGATAAGTTTTTCGCGCCCTTCATCTCCCCGTCAGAGAAGGCCCCCATGATGTCCCGTGAGCGAAAAGATGTCGCCCCCGAAAACAACTCCAGATTAAACCTTGTCCCTCAGATCCTGACCAACAGATCCGACTGCTTTATCGAAGCGGCAAAAGAACTGAAGACCATGGGCTATAAGGAAGTAAACCTTAATCTCGGCTGTCCTTCAGGCACTGTCTGTGCCAAGGGCAAGGGCGCAGGATTCCTGCCTGAGACGACGGCTCTCCAAAAGTTCTTAGATGACGTCTATTCTTTTTCGGAATCTGAGAACATGAAGATATCTGTTAAGACCAGGCTCGGCTACTTCAATCCTGACGAGTTCTACGATCTGATGGAGATCTTTAACAGCTTCCCCATCAGCGAACTGATCGTCCATCCCAGGATCAGGTCTGACTTTTATAAGGGCGGGATCAGGAAAGAATACTTCGCCTATGCCATAGAGCATTCCAAATGTCCTCTGGTCTATAACGGCAATATCTTTTCGAGAAACGACTACGAATATTTCGAAAAGACTTTTAACACAACTCTGGATCCTATAATGAGCGGCAGGGGACTTATCACCGATCCTTCTCTTGCAGATAAGCTCAAGGGGAACACGGACAAGACCGACCTTGCCAAGCTCAAGCTTTTACACGACACCGTATATCAGGAGTACACGAAAGTTATTTCGCCTGATATCAATGTTCTCTATAAGATGAGGGAACTCTGGAACTACTGGCAGGTTCAGTTTGACGGCAGCGAAAAAGACATAAAGCGCCTTATGAAAGCAAAGAAATGCGCTGAATACGAGGAGATCACAGAGCGTATATTCGGCTGA
- a CDS encoding DNA-binding XRE family transcriptional regulator, giving the protein MTIADRIQNLRKQKGMSQEELADAAGVSRQAVSKWESEQSTPDLDKVIILSEIFDVTTDYLLKGIEPVETNDHKTMADVVDQKILTEKNGKRAKSILKWVLIALGAILTIDFISMLIYFLINGLPT; this is encoded by the coding sequence ATGACAATTGCTGACAGGATCCAGAACTTGAGAAAGCAAAAGGGTATGTCCCAGGAAGAGCTGGCTGACGCTGCCGGCGTTTCCCGTCAGGCCGTCTCAAAGTGGGAGAGTGAACAGTCAACCCCTGACCTGGATAAGGTAATTATCTTAAGTGAGATATTTGACGTAACGACCGATTATCTTCTGAAGGGCATAGAGCCCGTTGAGACCAACGACCACAAGACGATGGCAGACGTTGTCGACCAGAAGATCCTTACGGAAAAGAACGGGAAGCGCGCCAAGAGCATCCTCAAATGGGTCCTGATCGCCTTAGGAGCGATCCTTACAATCGACTTCATCTCAATGCTCATTTACTTCCTGATAAACGGTCTCCCGACCTGA